The Gossypium arboreum isolate Shixiya-1 chromosome 6, ASM2569848v2, whole genome shotgun sequence DNA window CATATTTTACCTAAACATGTAAACATACCACATTTCCATCATGCACATCAAGTCTAATGCCTTTCCAAAACATAACCTATCTTGACCATTTTGCAACTATTCTATCACATAGCATATTGGTCATTAAAACATGCATCAAAACTTATCCATTTTAACACATTCCAACAAggcatcaaaagtaccaaaagtacatcaattcaaataacatatacatgccaaattcatcaaataacatTCAAACACAAGTTATTAAAGTATGTATTCGTTGTTAAGTCTTGATGAATTACTGTTAAATGAATTATTTATAAGTGAGTTGAATGTAATTGCATGTAGGATTATATGTtagttttatgatttaatgaaatgtgtatatgatattttgacttgattagaatatggttttgaTCGTGTTGTACTATGCTCTTGTTTAACCTCTAATATTGTGTGTACATTGTGGTTATTATAAGCATTCATTGAGCTTGTTAAGTTCACCCACTCCTTTCTTATAACTCTTGTAGAGTAGTTAAGTGCCAGTGTGAGCAGTGTGGTTCCAAGGGGTGATCCAAGCAAGTCCATTTATGTGTTTATGTAGGTGCTATCATTTTTTGTTTACATTTTCGGAATAAGACAATGTGGTAGACTTTTACTGATATTTGTCATGATGTTTTGGATGCCTCCATAGATTATATGCTCCTAAGTTTTTTAGATTTGTTTCGTATTATGTTGATTATAGCTTggacttaattttgatgtttgagacTAGTATTACAGTTGTATTGATTTTTAATTGATGATGATATGATAGCATGATAAATTGGTACAAGTTAGAATGACTTATATGCCTAGTATGTTACATTTTTTTTGGTCTAAAGTAGAGGTATTGATATTCGTGTTGTAAAAATGATACCTatgtgattttgaaatgtgcaggAAGTTAGAATTGTAAATTGGTATCAATACCCTATCACGAGTACCGATACTCGGGGTAGAAATATCAATACTTTGGTAGAGGTACTGATAATTTTTTAGGTTTAGGTTTTTAGGTGAGAAACAGTAAGCAGATTATGTATCGATTTTccaagtggtatcgataccacttgaGAGAATTATTGATACCTCACCTTCAGTATCGATACCAAAGTGGTCAGTATTGAGACTTTGCTAAATGGACCTTatgcatgtttaattattattacaaGATTAATTAAAGTATGTTTGGCTTATTCTAATGATGATTGATATATGTTTGACTAAAAATTTATAAGATCACTGATAAAGATGATGATTTCTTAACAATGTGGCAATTTATTATGAGTATGATATGAGACGGTGGTGTGGCATCCTAATATTCGAAGTTGGCGACTAggccgggtatagggtgttacatgctCAAGGATCATCATTTTTATTTTGTCATCTTTGTTTATGTTGATTGAGGgcaagcaatgacttaagtgtggaGGAGTTTAATCTGTCGTGATTCGgtgtagcaaattaaactagttttcacattaAAGGAGCTTAAATACAAgcattttcattatgttttaattaagttCCTTTGCTTTTAtatttacattcaataaaatgtgcacaTTAAGTCTTTTATTAAACTTAAGGGCCAAATAAGGCCTAAGGGAGAGCTAACATACTTTGTGAGTGTGcaagagaccattagaaggcatttTGAGTCAATATTAGATGCTATCTCACAACATGGGAGCTCTGACGTTGCAACATAGAGAGCAGATAGAGAAAGTGAGAAACTGCCTTCAACGTCACGACACAAGCTGAACGTGTCACTATATACCCCTAAACATGGCTACAGAGGAACATACTTGCTGTTATGTGTCGACACAGGTCCTCATGTGTTGCGACATAGACTCTGTGGTaagaataaaacaaaaaatagGGGCATTCTAGTCTACACAATCAAACTTTAAGCTCGAGAATGTCTGCTCACCAAAGGTTAAGAATGACAACAACTTGAAGATTACAAATAGTCACTTATAGCACATATTAAGGACACTGAAGCATTAACCTAGTTTCTTTTGTCAAATTTagacttgttttctttcttccttaggtTTTCATAGTTTTGGTTATTTGTTTTCCTCAAGAGATCTGATTATAAATGAGATCAGCTCCTGTGGATTCACACTAATCATCAATATCAATTATGCTTTCTTAAACTCTCTATTTCAATCAATTCCCTATAATTAGTTTTTCCATTCTTTCCATGTTGTTTATGAAATCCATAAGGAGCTAATCCTTCTATGGGGGATTAGCAAGTGGAGGCATGATCtcttaactattttgtagggttactcaatAGATCAACTATTCGAAAAAGGAAGAACATTAAGAGAACCCtaagaagtcatcaaggtgggaattaacccaaaattggtattgcccatTCGTGAACACCTTTACCCCAAGCCAGTTTGGACTATgaggtcagaagataagtagttcttattGACTCATTATGTTAATAGAAGATCGAAAGATCTTGCTAGGGTAGTGACTAGTTAGTTGACGAGGAACCTAAGATGACAGTTAATTGGAATTACCAAAGCGAGTTGATCACCCATCCTCAGATTTGATTTACTTTATTTATCTCTATTtgttgtatttttaatttatttttatgatattttatttcattattttacaaaccataaaaatactTCTTATTTTACTCTCGTACTATAACTGacttaaagtattaattagatctttaATTGTTTAAGTTAAGATTGATTTCGTACTCGcgtcccttgggtacgatcctcagagtactcacctacttctttgtaaaatatatattacaaCTCGACTCATATACTTGTGGATATCACCTCATAACTCTCTATTTTATTGTATTATTCACACACTGGACGTCAGTACACCCAGAGGTGGTCAATTACAAACCCCTTGTAGAAAAACACAATAAATAGGTTCTAAAATATCCCAAAACAATAGTTTAACAAAACATATAATGAAATTtcaaaataacaaaaaagaaCTACCTCAAAATGTGTTTTAAAATGGTCAAATCCTTGAGCAACCTTATTAAATTGTGATATTATGACATGTGATGTACGCTTATGATGGTTATTATGAAAGAGTTGATTGTGGGCATGATACACGTGCCATATGGCGGTGATCATGTCATAAATTTAGTGTGATTATGCAATAAAAATTTGGAGAAACAATAAGTAAAATATGTGTTTAATAACTGATATTTTGGCCCtgagaccattggatatagttggcatgccataggattgtgagtactcacctatatgtgttatgtgatttgggCATTGAGGCCCTTGGACATGTTGGAGAGATATGGAAATGTGAGCTAAGTTCTATTCAACAGGACATGTTTGGTGTAatggagagtgttagctatatgCTTCAATTTTTGGGATATGTTCGACTCTATGAGTCATTTGGTGTGTTGGATATCCATATCCAATGAGCGGTGATAGATCCcccttttatgtttcatagctcaagtgccaaattatcatacatatgtttattattgatatatgcttaaatgttatgtgattatatgtgtaatgtgatatatgcttaaaagtGAATGTGATTGCTATGTAAATGAACTAATAAATAATGCCTAAGTATGTATAGCATGACACTAGAGTTGGAACTATTGAGGTTGTACTATATGGTTGTTTTGTTGATGCTTGATGAATTGTTCGCGTGGTAGATGTTCTAGGCATTCACTGAGCTGGTTAAGCTCACTGACTTCTTTTAATCCATTACAGATTAGTAGCATTCCAGTATGAGTGGTGTGGTTCCAAGGGATTGATCCAAGCGAGACTCTAGTAATACTTTATAGgtgatttattatttgtttatgatttgtgaaataaaggcaatgtggtagactttTTTTTGGTATTTACCATGATATTTTGGATGTTTTCAAAGCTTATATGTTCctaagatttaaaattttgtattgtgATAAATTGATTATTGCTCAGACTTATTCTCGATGCTTGAAACTATTACTATAGTCATTTTAACATTTCTTTGATATGGTAAAGATGCATGACTTGTGTTGGAATGACTTGTATTCTTAGATATGCTGAATTTTTACTATTTGGAGCGGAGGTATCGATATTCAAGTTTCAAAAATGATACCCCTATGATATTTCAATATGTAGGAAGTCAGTTTTGTaaattggtatcgataccttatcATGAGTATTGATACTTGAGGTAAAATTAATGATACTTATTGGAAGGTATCGATAATTTTTGGTTTTCATTTTTGAGCAAGAAACAGAATGCATTTCTGGTATTGATTTTTCAATTGGTATCGATACTCATGTTCTAGTATTAATACCTACGTAGCCAATTTTAAAACTTTACTAAGTGACCCTCATGTATgtgtaactattattatatgattaattaaaatgtttttagCAAGTCTTAATGATAATTAGGAGTATATTTGACTTCAAACTCGTCTAAATGCTAAAATGGAAGATGTTTCTTTAAGAATGATCACATTTGTACTGTGTGTTATGTGAGATGGTAGTGTAGCATCCTAATATTCAGACTCGGCAATTGAGTAgggtataaggtgttacatttGTTTGTATTAGAGCCTAGGTTCACTAACACTCTGACCTAGGTGATTGTCATTTAAATTGGGGTTTCATAACCTATGGATCTAGAAATCCATGTGTCTGAATTTCTCTACTTGTTTGAATTGTCTGAAAATGTGTGAATTTGTTTAAAATATATCTGATTAAATTGCATGTGGGGTAGAAATGGGAACACATTTCCTTTAATCCTAAAGTTTGCTTGCAGGATTGTGACTTGGATCATTTCCCCTGCCACTCACACCTTTTCTTGTTTGTTTATGTGTTAGATTATTAGATATGCCATCTAGACATGTTAATGTGAGAGCTAGTGCTCAAGAGGATGGTACATCCTCTGCACCTCCTGTGCCACTATGTATAGCGAACATACTTGATGAGGGTGTAGGCCCTCTGATAGAAGCTATGTTGGAGCATTTCAGTGGATTCTTGGTGCTAACCTTGCTTCTGCACCTACCAATCCTGCGCTTGTTAATCAAGGGTTACCGCTTGAACATCTTCAGGCGTTGGGTAGTAAAGAGTTTTCTAAGGTAAAAGGTACTGACCGACCATAGCAAAGTACTGGTTGAAAGGAGTTGAATGGATCCTCCAGCAGATGTCCTATTCTGATGAGGAGAAGTTGGGTTGTGTTGTGTCCCTACTTGACGATGAGGCTTATCGTTGGTGGAATATAGTTAAGAGAGGTACTACTGTTGATTGTTTGACCTAGGGATATTATCTTGAGGTCTTTTAGAGGAAGTTTATAGGCGAGTAGTACATGGAGGTGTAACAAATTGTAACGTGTTTACGCAAGTATATATAGttgttcaagtaataagtaagtaaaatgagCTATCGTCTTTACAGGGACTGTATAAGCTTAACcaaatatttgtaaaattataactTCACAATTTGATATAAACATTCAATAATTTGAATGGTGGTGattaaactaagtaaaattaATTAGATGCAAAGATTGATCCCTATGCAATTCTAATCTAGATGCAATTTAcctaaatgtatgaatgaatggctTTAGCAACTAAAACAATCAACATAAAATGGGCTAGGAAAATTATATTAATCAAATCAACGTACATTCATCATGCTAACATGTTCAAAATTACTTCTATGGAAATTCGATCTCTTATAggtttggaaaccaaattaagtcctcttggatcttttacttagttaaatatgCATGTTACTGTTCATATtagactaagggtttcttagcatttatgcaaggtcacaaaaacatttacgTTTACAATAGTTTAGTTACATAAATCTAAAAATCATGCAAGAAATAGAGCTAACTAAAGATATTATGAACCTTAACTTAGTCGATTTTAATGACCTAAATTAAGCATTGCATTTTTCAATTATGCGTCTACTAGCCGTCATTTGGTTAGGATCACTCAGCTAATCTTAATGCacccaatcacgtatgaatgaaatgcatCATGATATTAAGTAAAAACATAATCAACTAAGGCACAAAACATgttaacatgaattaaataaatctcattaaattaatataatcatCTTAGAATATAGGAATTAAAACTTCATAGTTGATGTCCGAAGCATAAAACACAAAGCAAACATGTTTAAAATAAATGACAAGAGGAAAGAGTAAACTCCACTCAGTTCAGCAGCCTTTCGGATTTATTCTGACTGATGCGCTCCTTCGTTCTGATTGAAGCTTCTTTTGCTAAGTTAGAAGGCAGCCGGCTAAagagtgtttttgaaaaaaaatttgaggCTAAAGATTGGAGAGGGGATCGACAGCTATGCAAGGGAAAAAGTAAAAAGGAATTCAGAGAAAATTATTGAGAGTGATAGAGGAATGTTGAGTGATGAGGAATGATGGAAAAGTAAGAAATGGCAAGGTACTTAAAGGTGAAGGTAAAGGTTtcagtttactaaaaataggtttaaatttcCTTCCTTCCCTTTCTGATGTGACTGGCCATGTTTCAAGGAAAAGGGATGACTATGTCTTTTCAATTTGAGTTCAACTTTCAAGCTAAAAATAGTGATAGAGTGGACGGTCTCAACAGGGAAGTTGTTAGGCTGAATTGTGATTATTTTCCAACTGCAAAGACCTTCCATTaaatataccaaaacacattTTGGGCAGCTTGTTGAACGGTTTTTTCAGTCCAATAACTTAGTAGACATGTCCATCTTTTATCACCTTCTTTATTGGGTCAAGTAGCCAACCATATGCCTAAATTTGCATTGTCTTGCCATCCACATGGATAATTTGTGCATTAACATCTTTTATTTAATAGCCTACCTACATAGTGAAAAATACATGcattaataaattaacatgaattaatataaaatatgcatgaaaatCATATAATTAAGCATAATTGCACATAATCATATAATTAAGCATAATGTCACATACTTTCCAAATTCATGTCTAAAattactaattaagtaaaattcacttatttcaataataatcacTTGAGATAAAcataataattaagtaaaaaggtggtaaaaaatatagaaaaacccTATATCATTTCAAGTTTACAGGAGGCTCATAAGTGGGAATTTCTGGATATTGTTCAAGGTGATATGTTAGTGGCTGACTATGAGGCAGAATTCATGCAACTTAGTATGCTCTTGAGATGTTTCTTTTTAAGAAGGACCCTTGTAAGAGGTTTCAATTTAGGCTTAATCATGAGACTCAAGTTTATTTGGTAGCTCAGAATGTGGAGATGTTTGATGAGTTAGTTAAGAGAGCTAAAGCAGTTGAGGAGACATTAATTGAGTCACCTCAATATGTGGTTACTAAATCTAGTAAGAGGAAATTTGATGGTGCATCTGGTCGACCGCCTAAGAGAGGGAATGACAATCACAGTTCTAGTAGGGGTACGAGACATGGGTCTCAACCAAGTTAGTCTAGGCAATAGAGTAGTGTTTTGGTTAGTACTGGTGGTTCACGGGTGGTTCTGGATGGCTGCTTTGTGCACATTGTTAATGTAGGCATTTTGGTGAGTGCCATAAGTTGACAGGTGGTTATTTTAAGTGTGGTTTAAAAGAATATTTTTTGAGGGATTGCCCGAATAGAGTTGAGGTTTGACAAACTCAAAGTTCAACACCTGCTTTTGTGTCTGCTAGAGGTCGGTCGTGGTAGAGGTCATGGGAGACTGGTTGGGCAGCGGACTGTTGCTCATGCTGTTGCTTCACAGGTTGAATCTAAAGGTCCAACTCAGGTTAATGCTATTAGGGAATTGAAGGATAAGGACACGACTAATGTTATAGCAGCTACTTTCACTTTGCAGTCAACTCTATTGTTTTCTTTGGTTGATTCTAGTTCTACATATTTGTATATCTTGAGTGAATTAGCTTGTAAGTTAGGGATTCCAGTAGAGACTATTGATTTGGGTATGATTGTTATTAGTTCTTTTGGCAATTGTATGGTAGTGAATAAAGTTTATCATAAATGTCCCATTATGATTCAATGGCATGTTTTCTCTGTTGATCTTATTGAACTATCGTTCTATGGATTTGATGTGATTATTGGTATGGACTAACTGGCTGAGCATAAGGCTAAGGTAGATTTTGAGATAAAGAGAATTACTTTGAAGAATAGATTTGGATTAGAGATTGTTGTTGTTGGAGAAAGACCAAGATTTATGCCTAATGTGGTTTCAGCTCTAAAGGCTGAGGAGATTATGGGAAAAGGTTGTAAGGCTTACTTAGCCTATGTGATGAACTCACTTAGTAAAGAGTTGAGAGTTCAGGATATTTGCACTATTAAGGATTTTCCTGACATGTTTCCTGAAGATTTGTTAGGTTTTCCACCAAAACGTAAAGTTGATTTTGGTATTAAGCTTTATCCTGGTTCTACACCGATGTTTATTGTGCTCTATTACATGGCACCACAAGAGCTCAatgagttgaaagttcagttgcaagagttgcttGATAGAAGGTTCATTCGACCGAGTGTATCTTCatagggtgcaccagttttgtttaTGAAGAAAAATTATGGTTCGACGAGGATGTGTATTGAATATAGGTAGTTCAACAAGTTGActatcaaaaacaagtatcctttaccttGAACTGATGACTTGCTTGATCAATTCTGAGGTgcaactgtgttttcaaagattgatcttagATCTGGGAATTATCAATTGAAGGTGAAGGAGTCTGATGTATTGAAAACTGCTTTTAGGACTAGGTACAGGCATTTTGAGTTTTTGGCCATGCCATTCGGTTTAACTAATGCCACTCccacattcatggatttgatgaatcgagtattccattCGTACTTAGATCAATTTGCGGTTGTTTTCATCGAtaatattttggtgtattctcTTTTTGAGAAGGATCACGACACGCATCTAAGAGTTGTTTTGCAGATtctacgagataagcagttactTAAAAAGttgagtaaatgtgaattttggctcaaAGAAGTGGCGTTTTTATGCCATGTTATGTCATCAAAAGGGATTCAAGTGGATCCAAAAAAGATTGAGGCGATCTTAAAGTGGAAATTGATTAGAAGTGTTACTAAAGTTTAAAATTTCTTGGGTTTGGCTGGCTATTATTCTAGATTCATTGAAGGGTTTTCTCTTATTACTTCACCCTTAACGATCTAATAAAGTTTTGAACAGCTTAAGGTAATTTTGATTAAGGCACTAATGTTGATTCAACCAGAGCTTGGAAAAGattttgtggtttatagtgatgcttcgtatTCGGGACTTGGTTGTGTGTTCAGCAAGAGGGAAAATTTGTGGCTTATGCTTTGAGATAGTTGAAGACACATGAGCAtaattatcctactcatgatttggaattagttgTTGGGGTATTCGCGCTTAACATTTAGCGTCATTAATTTTATGGAGTGAAGTGTGTCATTTATATGGATCATaagagccttaagtatctcctCACCCAAACAGAGGTGAATTTAAGGCAAAAGCATTGGATTGAGCTtttgaaggattatgattgcaTTATAGAGTATCATCCTGACAATGCAAATATTGCTATTGACGATTAAAGTAGAAAGTCAATGACGGAGTTAAGAGCTATGTTTGCTAGCTTGAGCTTAGCTAGTGGTAGAGGTTTGTTATCTGAACTTCAAGTGAGGCCGACTTTTTCATAGTATATTAAAGAGAAGCAACTATTAGATGGGGATTTGTTAAATAGGATTCGACAAGTTGACCAAGGTATTAAGG harbors:
- the LOC128293802 gene encoding uncharacterized protein LOC128293802 translates to MPSRHVNVRASAQEDGTSSAPPVPLCIANILDEGVGPLIEAMLEHFSGFLVLTLLLHLPILRLLIKGYRLNIFRRWMSYSDEEKLGCVVSLLDDEAYRWWNIVKRAQNVEMFDELVKRAKAVEETLIESPQYVVTKSSKRKFDGASGRPPKRGNDNHSSSRGTRHGHFGECHKLTEVGRGRGHGRLVGQRTVAHAVASQVESKGPTQVNAIRELKDKDTTNVIAATFTLQSTLLFSLVDSSSTYLYILSELACKLGIPVETIDLGMIVISSFGNCMVVNKVYHKCPIMIQWHVFSVDLIELSFYGFDVIIEIVVVGERPRFMPNVVSALKAEEIMGKGCKAYLAYVMNSLSKELRVQDICTIKDFPDMFPEDLLGFPPKRKVDFGIKLYPGSTPMFIVLYYMAPQELNELKVQLQELLDRRFIRPSVSS